In Numenius arquata chromosome 20, bNumArq3.hap1.1, whole genome shotgun sequence, the following proteins share a genomic window:
- the CPTP gene encoding ceramide-1-phosphate transfer protein produces MAVAAGAFSLREVLAAFQTCVTEQREVLLGPYLRGWRGLIRFLHSLGAIFSFVSKDAVAKVQIMENYCGGEQREKYVSLQSMVEYELANGLVDLQKRSGRPDSGCRTVLRLHRALRWLQLFLEGLRTGQEDSRTSVICTDSYNASLAAYHPWVIRKAATVAFCALPSRNAFLEIMNVGTAEEAVAMLGEALPYICEVYGITQELFAQHKLLDLP; encoded by the exons ATGGCGGTGGCGGCGGGTGCCTTCAGCCTGCGGGAGGTCCTCGCCGCCTTCCAGACGTGCGTGACGGAGCAGCGGGAGGTGCTGCTGGGCCCCTACCTGCGCGGATGGCGGGGGCTCATCCG GTTCCTGCACAGCCTGGGCGCCATCTTCTCCTTCGTCTCCAAGGACGCGGTGGCCAAGGTGCAGATCATGGAGAACTACTGCGGCGGCGAGCAGCGGGAGAAGTACGTGTCGCTGCAGTCCATGGTGGAGTACGAGCTGGCCAACGGGCTGGTGGATCTCCAGAAGCGATCGGGACGGCCCGACTCCGGCTGCCGCACCGTCCTGCGTCTCCACAGGGCCCTGCGCTGGCTGCAGCTCTTCCTGGAGGGGCTGAGGACCGGCCAGGAAGACTCCCGCACCTCCGTCATCTGCACGGACTCCTACAACGCTTCCCTGGCCGCCTACCACCCCTGGGTGATTCGCAAGGCGGCCACGGTGGCCTTCTGCGCCCTGCCCTCCCGCAACGCCTTCCTCGAAATCATGAACGTGGGCACAGCCGAGGAGGCTGTGGCCATGCTGGGTGAGGCCTTACCTTATATCTGCGAAGTCTACGGCATCACCCAGGAGCTCTTTGCCCAGCATAAGCTGCTTGACCTTCCTTGA